A single window of Cottoperca gobio chromosome 9, fCotGob3.1, whole genome shotgun sequence DNA harbors:
- the LOC115012937 gene encoding LOW QUALITY PROTEIN: protein phosphatase 1F (The sequence of the model RefSeq protein was modified relative to this genomic sequence to represent the inferred CDS: inserted 1 base in 1 codon; deleted 6 bases in 5 codons; substituted 1 base at 1 genomic stop codon) codes for MEEEARCFLRRFVEEFPAALEEGSLLPISPLSRIVTLEELHGESLELGLRLLAARGAPAGLSALLCQAALSQLLQNDLSPFHCPSEDNKEEEQQVVLLRSEAVQHLFFNKLIDVVLLWHQNFPKPMPSPSRFLRCSVHAIKNTRRKMEDKHLALAEFNQLFGVQDGVECAYYAVFDGHGGLDAATYAATHLHVALSKQEMLQSDTATAFKTAFKHTDDMFKGKAKRERLRSGTTGIAVLIQGQELTVAWLGDSQAILVRKEQAVTLMDPHKPDREDEKQRIEDLGDFDQKPYVSGDADCLTTELLGDEDYVLLACGCFFDXVKPSEVPHLVLDCSPGVWXPRGWGGALLEQSKETSGVRVAQQLVGHAKAAGSSDNITVMLVFLRPPEQLLAQNSTTGPAQATRDQDTPPQ; via the exons atggaggaggaggccaGGTGCTTCCTGAGGAGGTTTGTGGAGGAATTCCCAGCTGCTCTGGAGGAAGGCAGTCTGCTGCCCATCAGCCCTCTGAGCCGCATAGTCACCCTGGAGGAGCTGCATGGAGAGAGCCTGGAGCTGGGCCTGAGGCTGCTGGCTGCCAG GGGTGCTCCTGCCGGCCTCAGTGCCCTCCTGTGCCAGGCAGCGCTGTCCCAGCTGTTGCAGAATGACCTATCACCTTTCCACTGCCCCTCTGAGGACAACAAGGAAGAGGAACAGCAAGTAGTCT TGCTTAGGTCAGAAGCAGTCCaacatctttttttcaacaAGCTGATAGATGTGGTGCTCCTGTGGCATCAAAACTTTCCCAAGCCCATGCCCTCCCCCTCACGGTTCCTCCGCTGCTCCGTTCATGCCATCAAGAACACCAGGAGGAAGATGGAGGACAAACACTTGGCTCTAGCTGAGTTCAACCAGCTCTTTGGAGTTCAG GATGGAGTGGAGTGTGCCTACTACGCTGTGTTTGATGGCCATGGAGGGTTGGACGCTGCCACCTATGCTGCCACTCACCTCCATGTTGCTCTGAGTAAACAGGAGATGCTGCAGAGTGACACCGCCACAGCCTTTAAAACAGccttcaaacacacagatgacaTGTTCAAGGGCAAAGCCAAGAGAGAG cgTCTGCGGAGTGGCACTACAGGCATAGCGGTGCTGATCCAGGGACAAGAGCTAACTGTGGCTTGGCTGGGAGACTCGCAAGCAATACTGGTCAGAAAGGAACAAGCTGTAACACTCATGGACCCCCATAAACCAGACAGAGAG GATGAGAAACAGAGAATTGAGGATCTTG GTGACTTTGACCAGAAGCCCTATGTGTCTGGAGATGCTGACTGCTTGACAACCGAGCTG TTGGGGGACGAGGACTACGTGCTGCTGGCGTGTGGATGCTTCTTTG GCGTCAAACCTTCAGAGGTCCCACATCTGGTCCTGGATTGCTCTCCAGGAGTGTGGTGACCCCGAGGGTGGGGGGGTGCTCTGCTGGAACAGTCTAAGGAA ACTTCTGGCGTAAGAGTCGCTCAA CAGCTGGTAGGTCACGCTAAGGCC GCTGGTTCTAGTGATAACATCACAGTGATGCTGGTGTTCCTGCGT CCACCGGAGCAGCTACTTGCTCAAAACTCCACCACTGGACCTGCACAAGCTACTCGGGACCAAGATACACCACCgcaatga
- the top3b gene encoding DNA topoisomerase 3-beta-1 produces MRTVLMVAEKPSLAQSIAKILSKGNCTSRKGLNGACSVHEYPGSFQGQTVRFKMTSVCGHVMSLDFIGKYNNWDKVDPAELFSKATTEKKEANPKLNMVKFLQVEARGCDYVVLWLDCDKEGENICFEVLDAIQPVMNKGSVREQSVYRAKFSSITDTDIWNAMNRLGEPNRNEALAVDARQELDLRIGCAFTRFQTKYFQGKYGNLDSSLISFGPCQTPTLGFCVERHDKIQSFKPETYWILQAKVFRGKESPLTLDWNRLRVFDREVGQMFVNLAKTSRDAQVESVSKKEKAKQRPQALNTVEMLRVASSALGMGPQHTMQIAERLYIQGYISYPRTETTHYPEHFDLKGTLKQQTNNPMWAEEVKALLSTGLNQPRKGSDAGDHPPITPMRAASEGELGSEGWRLYDYITRHFIATVSQDCKYLQTTIDFNIGTEAFSCSGKTLISPGYTAVMPWQGIPLEEAMPVCERGDTFTLDEIKLVEKQTSPPDYLTEAELITLMEKHGIGTDASIPVHMNNICQRNYVTVENGRKLKPTNLGIVLVHGYYKTDAELVLPTIRSAVEKQLTLISLGKANHQQVLQHTLDIFKRKFHYFVDSIPSMDELMEVSFSPIAATGKPLSRCGKCHRFMKYIQAKPSRLHCSHCDETYSLPQNGAIKLYKELRCPLDDFELVLWTSGPRGKSYPLCPYCFSNPPFRDMKKGMGCNECTHPSCQHSLNSLGIGQCVECDSGVLVLDPTSGPKWRMACNTCNVVVHFFDHAHRVQVAQESCDACEASLVAVDFNKTRTPLPAGETQHTGCVFCDPVFQDLVELKHATMRHRGGGARRGGRGRGRGRRGNPKKPKDKMAALAAYFV; encoded by the exons GGAAGTACAACAACTGGGACAAGGTGGACCCTGCAGAACTCTTTAGCAAAGCTACCACAGAAAAAAAGGAGGCCAACCCTAAGCTCAACATGGTCAAGTTCCTCCAG GTTGAAGCCAGAGGCTGTGACTACGTGGTTTTATGGTTGGACTGTGATAAAGAAGGCGAGAACATCTGTTTTGAG GTGCTGGATGCCATCCAGCCAGTGATGAACAAAGGGAGTGTCAGGGAGCAGAGTGTTTACCGTGCCAAATTCAGCTCTATCACTGACACTGACATCTGGAATGCCATGAACCGCCTGGGAGAGCCCAACCGCAATGAAGCCCTTGCAGTAGATGCTCGTCAGGAGCTGGATCTGCGCATCGGCTGTGCCTTCACCCG GTTCCAGACAAAGTATTTCCAGGGAAAATACGGCAATCTAGACTCCTCTTTAATCTCATTTGGACCATGCCAGACTCCAACACTAGGCTTCTGCGTGGAACGCCATGACAAGATCCAGTCCTTTAAACCGGAGACTTACTGGATCCTTCAGGCAAAG GTGTTTAGAGGAAAGGAGAGCCCACTGACATTGGACTGGAACAGGCTAAGAGTCTTCGATAGGGAGGTGGGTCAGATGTTTGTCAACCTGGCCAAGACATCCCGGGATGCTCAG GTGGAGTCAGTGAGTAAGAAAGAGAAGGCGAAGCAGAGGCCTCAGGCCTTGAACACAGTGGAGATGTTGAGAGTGGCCAGCTCTGCCTTGG GCATGGGTCCGCAGCATACTATGCAGATTGCAGAGCGCCTGTATATACAGGGTTACATCAGCTACCCACGTACTGAGACGACTCACTACCCAGAGCACTTTGACCTGAAGGGAACACTGAAGCAGCAGACCAACAATCCCATGTGGGCAGAAGAG GTGAAGGCTCTGCTTTCAACTGGATTAAACCAACCCAGGAAAGGAAGTGATGCTGGAGACCATCCACCTATAACGCCCATGCGTGCTGCGTCAGAAGGGGAACTGG GAAGTGAGGGCTGGCGGCTATACGACTACATCACACGACATTTCATTGCCACTGTCAGTCAGGACTGCAAGTACCTACAGACTACCATAGACTTCAACATTGGCACAGAAGCCTTCTCATGTAGTGGCAAAACCCTGATATCACCAG GTTACACAGCAGTGATGCCATGGCAGGGTATTCCTCTGGAAGAGGCCATGCCAGTGTGTGAGCGTGGAGACACTTTCACATTAGACGAGATCAAGCTGGTGGAGAAGCAGACCAGCCCCCCAGACTACCTGACCGAGGCTGAACTCATCACCCTCATGGAGAAACATGGCATTG GTACTGATGCCAGCATCCCTGTCCACATGAACAACATCTGCCAGAGGAACTATGTAACCGTGGAGAATGGACGCAAGTTGAAGCCAACCAACCTGGGCATCGTCCTGGTACATGGTTACTACAAGACAG ATGCAGAGCTGGTGCTGCCCACCATACGTAGCGCTGTGGAGAAGCAGCTGACCCTTATCTCTCTGGGTAAGGCTAACCACCAGCAGGTCCTGCAACACACGCTGGATATCTTCAAGAGGAAGTTCCACTACTTTGTGGATTCCATCCCCA GCATGGATGAGTTGATGGAGGTCTCTTTTTCCCCCATTGCTGCCACAGGGAAGCCCCTGTCCCGCTGCGGCAAGTGCCACCGCTTCATGAAGTACATCCAG GCCAAGCCCAGCAGGCTCCACTGCTCCCACTGTGACGAGACCTACAGTCTTCCCCAGAATGGAGCAATCAAGTTGTACAAGGAGCTCCGCTGTCCGCTCGATGACTTTGAGCTTGTGCTGTGGACCTCTGGGCCCCGGGGCAAGAGCTACCCTCTGTGCCCGTACTGCTTCAGCAACCCGCCTTTCAGGGACATGAAGAAAG GTATGGGATGCAATGAATGCACCCATCCATCCTGTCAGCACTCTCTCAACTCTTTGGGCATTGGACAGTGCGTGGAGTGTGATAGTGGGGTTTTGGTGCTGGATCCCACTTCTGGACCAAAATGGAGGATGGCCTGTAATACATGCAATGTGGTGGTGCACTTCTTTGACCATGCACATAGAGTGCAG GTTGCACAGGAGAGCTGCGATGCCTGCGAAGCCTCTTTGGTCGCGGTTGACTTCAACAAGACTCGCACACCACTTCCTGCTGGCGAGACCCAACACACTGGCTGTGTTTTCTGTGATCCAGTCTTCCAGGATCTGGTGGAGCTCAAACATGCCACCATGAGGCACCGGGGTGGGGGTGCGAGACGAGGAGGACGGGGACGTGGCAGGGGACGCCGTGGCAATCCCAAAAAGCCTAAAGACAAAATGGCTGCCTTGGCAGCTTACTTTGTATAG